The sequence below is a genomic window from Gammaproteobacteria bacterium.
GGTGAAAATGACATTTCTCGGGTGACATGATGCAGAGATCACACTGTGCAAGACTGCTAAAACAGGGGTAGCAGTAACCCTGACTAAAGCTCTTGCGGGTCATGCGGCCACAATGCATGCATTGAATTTGCTGCAGGTACTCAATTCTGATTGGCTGACCCAGCCATTCGTTCAAGGTCAGCCGTTGGCCACCCAGCTCAAGATGATAACTGACCGGGCTTGTCGCCTCGGTTTGCATTTTGTGCAGGTTACCCTGGTATTTCAACGGTAGCTTTCCAGGTGAAAAACTGATTCACGCAATGCGCTTAGTCCAACCTTGCGCCAACGGGGACGCTCATCGACAATCTCGTTGGATTCGAGCAGATTCACTGAAAACGCGGTACTATAGTAACGATACACTTCATCCGTCGGCACCGAAAACGGTGGTCCCAGCATTTCCGACTGATCGTATTCAAGTGTAATCAGTAGCATGCTGCTTATCCGGGGTATAATGGATATCATGTGCGTATAGTAGCGCGGGCGGTCGGCAAGCTCCATTGCAATCAACGCGGCACGGTCATAAATGAAGTGACAGGAACTCAAATCATCATTCCGTAAATCAAAAAAATCGCCCTGTAACAACCTGATCTTGCCCGATGTATATATCACGAACCGTTCCGAAACAACGCGTTCGTAGTCAAGCGAGTTCTCCTCGAAGAATGCCTCTACCGCGAGTTGCGATAATTCGATTCCGATCACCTCGTAGCCCTGTTGCGCAAGCCAGTTGATATCCAGCGCCTTGCCGCATAGCGGCATGAAAACAGTCGCCCCCTTCGGCAGCGCTAACTGTGGCAAATAGTTTTTCAGGTATTGATTGACAGCGGTCTCGTGAAAACCGATACGGTTTTCCTTCCAGCGATCTAACCAGTGCTGATTATCGACCATGAAAAATAACCTGTGAGCCCGGTTAAGGCTTGTTGACTAGAGTCGGACTTTTACGCAGTTTCGACCGTTCTTCTTGGCCACGAACAATGCCATGTCGGCCCGCTTCACCATTGAAGCATAATCACCGGTGTCATCCGTAATTGCGGCAATGCCGATGCTCAGGGTCGCATGCTTCTCTCCGTAAGCGGTTTTGTAGTGCGCGTTAGCGACAAACTCGCGCATCGTTTCGGCGAACTTTTCAGCCTTGTTCATATCGACCCCGGGCAATAATATACTAAGACCATTCTGTCCGTAGCGCCCGAGGATATCTTTCTCTTTATCAACCCTGGAAAATATGTACTTGACGATCGCGGCAAATACCTTGTAGGCAACCTGGTCGCCATCGTCTTCACGCAGCTTGGACAATCCATCGACTTCAATAATCAGGATCGAGAGGGGATCACCCTCAACCGCGGCGGTGCGATAGCGATCGACCGCAATTTTGTCCGCATTCTCGCGACTCATCAGCGTGATGGTCTTCTTGGCTGACACTTCCTTCTGCCTGAACTCTTCTACAACCTCCCTGGGTACCAGAGTCTGGTCAGACTCGTAATAGCTATGGTCGGTCATCTCCATATCCTTGCTCTCGGAGTACGAAACCTTTGCCGCGGTTTTGGAATCCTTGTCTGCTTGCGTCGATTTGATTTCGGGTTCGGGCTGCCTCGGTTTCTTCTCGGGTTCGGGCTGCCTCGGTTTGTTCTCGGGTTCCGACTGCCTCGGACTTTTAGCCGGTTCAGGCGCTGCCCTTTGTACTGGCTTCTCTGCGTTACGCGTCGACCGCTTGAAAATCAGCATCGCCTGCGCAGCAATACTGACGCTGGCAATCTTATCCAGCTCATCAAAAGGTTCAGATTCACGCCGCAGGCTGATAACACCTAGCAAGCGGGAATCATTGAAGACCGGTACATCGAGGCGATACGAAGTAAAGCGTTTCTTTTCCATTCCCATGAAACCTTTTTCGGTTTCATACTCTGCGCTGGTCGTCGCCTGGCGGGTCTGCGTTAACTTGCCGAGTAAATCCGGCGACCAGAGCGTCTTATCTTCGTTCTCAAACAGTTCGCCTTCAATTTTGTCAGCAACCGGCTTCGGCCCCTGCCCTTCGAGTGAAGTCAGAATATAGGAATCAAACTCGATCACCGGTTCAAGATGTTTCTTCAGCAGCGCGATCAGTTCCTTGAAATCGAGTATCCCGCTCAAAGCCATGTCCAGATCGATTAGCGTGAATGCCCACAACTCCTGGCGATTTACCATACTAGTGGTGAGATCGGTTTGCAGGAACAGCATACGGCGATCTCGTTCGGTCAGGTAACCAATACAGGTAGCAAGGAATACCGCCGTTGCCAACAGCAGCGATACCAGGGAAATCCAGAATCCGGAAACATCCGTGGCAAACATCGCCCCGATAAACAGGAGCACGAGCAGTACATTCAACGACAGCGTGAACACCAGGCGCACCGATTTCAGGCTGCCCAGCCAGAGCGTGAGTAACACGAACTCCAGTGCGTGGTAGGCACTATACTTCTGCACAAATATCGCAGCGATAACGATTACCATCGCCAACACCCCGTTACCCGTCAGACGTATCTTGGGATAATAAAGCTCGGCCGAAAAGCGGCTTAATAATAAATTGGCAAGTGCCAGAATCGCCGCCAGCAGGTATCCATACATCGGCAACTGGACTTCATGACCGAAGGCACGAAATTCGAGATAGGCGAAAGACAGGCATATTAGAAACAGAGCGCCGAATGCGAAAACGCTCGAGCTTCGACCTCGCGTTTCCTGCGAATCCCGATAACGGGCTTCGGTTTCCGTGTTCTCGAACCGAATCCCGAATGATTTTTTGTACCTGTCGATCAGGTCTTGCGACACGCTGTGTTACCTTCTAAATTGAGCGGCAATAGTTTCAGGCCCAGATATCTAGTATTTCCCAAGCTGGAATCTGTGGTCATCGTCTTCATTAGTACGGAATATGTATAGACCATTTTTGATTCCCCGGTTTGCAGTACAATCTCTCGTCCTGCGGACCAGGCTGACCTGCATACAGAGAAATTCCCTGAAAACACGAGACAGCGTACTTGAGTATAGTGTATTTATATTATTTTCAAAGGCTTATGTGATTTTGTTCATATTCAACTTAAGCAAATTCCGCACGCCGTAATTTTTCTGGTACGCAGGCACTGGCACTGGCTATACTGGTGGCCGATACGCTTTCGGAACCCGCAGAAATACAATGATCCAGTTACTGTTACAACAACAATATCTGTTGTTCGTTTTGATTGCGGTTGCATTGATATTCTCGTTGACGTTTCACGAGTTTGGACACGGCAAAGTGGCTTCGCTTATCGGTGACGATACCGCCAAACGGGCCGGACGACTGACTTTAAATCCCATTCCTCATATCGATCCGCTTGGATTGTTAATGGTACTGGCGATTGGTATCGGATACGCCAAACCGGTGCCCACGGACCCCCGCAAGTTTCGTACCCGCTGGGGAACCTTGCTGGTTGCCGCTGCCGGACCCGGCATGAACCTGTTGCTGGCAATTATTACGATTAATTTGTATGCGCTCGGCATAAAAGCGGGGTGGGGACTGTTTCAGACCGAGGTCGCTTATTTCTTC
It includes:
- a CDS encoding thiopurine S-methyltransferase: MVDNQHWLDRWKENRIGFHETAVNQYLKNYLPQLALPKGATVFMPLCGKALDINWLAQQGYEVIGIELSQLAVEAFFEENSLDYERVVSERFVIYTSGKIRLLQGDFFDLRNDDLSSCHFIYDRAALIAMELADRPRYYTHMISIIPRISSMLLITLEYDQSEMLGPPFSVPTDEVYRYYSTAFSVNLLESNEIVDERPRWRKVGLSALRESVFHLESYR
- a CDS encoding diguanylate cyclase, producing the protein MSQDLIDRYKKSFGIRFENTETEARYRDSQETRGRSSSVFAFGALFLICLSFAYLEFRAFGHEVQLPMYGYLLAAILALANLLLSRFSAELYYPKIRLTGNGVLAMVIVIAAIFVQKYSAYHALEFVLLTLWLGSLKSVRLVFTLSLNVLLVLLFIGAMFATDVSGFWISLVSLLLATAVFLATCIGYLTERDRRMLFLQTDLTTSMVNRQELWAFTLIDLDMALSGILDFKELIALLKKHLEPVIEFDSYILTSLEGQGPKPVADKIEGELFENEDKTLWSPDLLGKLTQTRQATTSAEYETEKGFMGMEKKRFTSYRLDVPVFNDSRLLGVISLRRESEPFDELDKIASVSIAAQAMLIFKRSTRNAEKPVQRAAPEPAKSPRQSEPENKPRQPEPEKKPRQPEPEIKSTQADKDSKTAAKVSYSESKDMEMTDHSYYESDQTLVPREVVEEFRQKEVSAKKTITLMSRENADKIAVDRYRTAAVEGDPLSILIIEVDGLSKLREDDGDQVAYKVFAAIVKYIFSRVDKEKDILGRYGQNGLSILLPGVDMNKAEKFAETMREFVANAHYKTAYGEKHATLSIGIAAITDDTGDYASMVKRADMALFVAKKNGRNCVKVRL
- a CDS encoding site-2 protease family protein, whose translation is MIQLLLQQQYLLFVLIAVALIFSLTFHEFGHGKVASLIGDDTAKRAGRLTLNPIPHIDPLGLLMVLAIGIGYAKPVPTDPRKFRTRWGTLLVAAAGPGMNLLLAIITINLYALGIKAGWGLFQTEVAYFFFTYLALINMLLMLFNLLPIGPLDGSYILPYALPREMALKYLQVNQRYGTYALLGLIALNFLGVPVFQTIWKIGEFMLGIILLV